The sequence GATTGACACGGCCTCAAGCCAGGGCTGGCGGCGTCCGCTGCTGGCCTGGCTGGGCGTGCAGGCGACGCGGGCAGAGCAGGGCGGCGACGCCGAGGAGGCGGCGCGCCTGCGCCGGCGCATGGCCATCGCGCAGGGCCGCGGCTTGAGCGTGAAAGAACCTGAAAAAGAGAATGAAAAAAGATGAGCTACACCGTCAAACTTTACGCCTTTGAAGACGCCAGCCCGGCGCAGCTGCAGGCGGCCGAGCAGCGTTTCAGGCAAGCCCTGGAAGCCGCGCTGGGCGATGAAAGCCTGGTGGCGCCGGTGCATGCCGCCTACCGGCGCATCGTGGCGATTTATGGCGAAACACCGGCCGACGATGTCCTGTCGCCCGAAGAGCTGGAAATCTTCAGCCAGTGGCAGGCGGCCGAATCCGCAGCATTGACCGCCGCCCTGGGGCCGAACCGCTACATGGGCGATGCGCAGTTCGAGATTCGCGGCTGATTCCGTTGACGCCGTTGATGCCGGCAAGGGCTGCGGCGTTCAGGGCGAGCGGCTCAGGCGCGGTGAGGCGAGCGCCTGCAGCTGATCATTGATGGCCAGCTCCACGGCCCGAAGGCGCGGCAGTGCCTTGGCCTTGTCCAGCGCGGCATGCAGCTGCCGCAAATCCTTGCTGCTGGTGGTCGCCTTGATCTGGGCGACTGCCGCCGGAATGTTGCCGCTTTTGATCAAGGCCAACATTTTCGTAACCCATTCGGTCATGCTCATCCTTTGTTTTTGGTGTTTCAGCCTGCGCGGGCGCAGACAGGCTTACGATTGTAGTTTTGCTATAAAAAGAATAGCTATCATCGCCCTGTCCATATGCGCAGAAGCCCGATTTGACCCAAAAAATTGAAACCAGAACAGCCTGTGTGCCTGCTTTGCGTCGAGCCGACAGTAAAATCCGCAGCCCATCCCGCAGTGCCCTTTGGGCGCGATTATTGACCTGAGTGAGCTAGCCTTGACTGATCCCCGCATACCGACGCCTGATCCGGCTGATGAATCTTCTTTGACCGACCTGCCCAAAACCCAGGAACCCCGCCTGTGGCGCGGCGACGGCTGGACGGCCAAGGTGATCAAGAACGAAGACGACGACGGCTGGGCCGTGGCGATGATCAAGGACGGCGAGCCCGAACCCGCGCTGGTCGGCCCCTGGACCATGGGGCGCGACAAGAAAAACCCCAAGCCTCTCGATGTCAACGCCTTCAACACCCTCGTCAAGACCGCCTCGGAGTTTGTGCGCCGCCATGAGCAGCAGCTGCATGCCACGCTGCACCAGCGCATCACCGTGACGGCCAACGCGGCGCGGGTCACCGTTTCGCTCGACATCGTTCCCGATGAAGAGCATCCCCATGCGCTGCTGAGCGCGCACGATGAAACCGGCGAGTTGCTGGCCGAGGTGAAGGCCGCCCCGTCGTTCAAGCTGAACCGCGCCAGCGCCGTGGCCTGGGCAGAAAACGGCTTTGGCAAGCCGGCCGAGCGATGAGCGCCCTGGCCGCGCCGGCTGCGCCCGTGCATGCCTGCGGAATTGACTTCGGCACCTCCAACTCGACCGCCGGCTGGAGCCGCCCGGGGCAGCGCGCCCTGCTGGCGCTGGAGGAGGGCAAGCTGACGCTGCCTTCGGTGATCTTTTTTCATGCCGAAGACGCCCATGTCAGCTATGGCCGCGCCGCGCTGGCCGACTACCTCGAAGGCCATGAAGGCCGGCTGATGCGCTCGCTCAAGAGCTTGCTCGGCACCTCGATGATGGACGAATACACCGAAGTGGCGGGGCGTGCCATGCCGTTCAAGGAGTTGCTGGCGCATTTCATCGGCGAACTCAAGCGCCGGGCCGAAGTGGCGGCAGGGCATGAATTTACCCGCGCCGTGCTCGGCCGGCCGGTGTTTTTTGTCGATGACGACCCGGTGGCCGACCAGCGCGCCCAGGACACTCTGGAGGATATTGCCCGCCAGGCCGGCCTGCGCGAGATCGCTTTCCAGTACGAGCCGATTGCCGCCGCGTTCGACTACGAGTCGCAGATTTCGCGCGAGGAACTGGTGCTGGTGGTTGATATTGGCGGCGGCACGTCCGACTTCACCCTGATCCGCGTCGGCCCCGAGCGTGCCGGCCGGGCCGAGCGGCGCGACGATATTTTGGCCAGCGGCGGCGTGCATATCGGCGGCACCGACTTTGACAAGGCCCTGAGCCTGGCCAGCATGATGCCCATGCTGGGGCTGGGCAGCCTGCTGAAAAGCGGGCGCGAAATGCCCTCAAGCCATTACTTCAACCTGGCGACCTGGCACACCATCAACCAGGCCTATACCAAAAAGGCATGGGCGCAGATTGCCGAGCTGCACCGCGACGCCGCTGACCGGCCCCGGCTGGAGAGGCTGCAAAGCGTGGTCCGCGAACGCGCCGGCCACTGGCTGGCGCTGCAGGTCGAAGAGGCCAAGATTGCCCTGTCCAATGCCGAGGCCACGGATATCGACATTGGCCGCATTGCCGCCGGCGAAAGCGTGACGCTGCACCGCGCCGGGCTGGACCGGGCGATTGACGGGCTGGTGACTTCGGTCGAGCAGACAGTCGCCCGCCTGCTGAGCGATGCGGGAATCACCGCCGCCGGCATTGACACCGTGTTTTTCACCGGTGGCTCCAGCGGCGTGCCCTTGCTGCGCGAGCGGGTGCTGGCGCTGACGCCGCAGGCTAGGTGCGTCGAAGGCGATTTGTTCGGCAGCATCGGCGCCGGGCTGGCGCTGGATGCGCAGCGAAAATTCGCTTAAGGAGCGCACGATCTTCAACCAAGAGCGTGCACATCCGGCTTGACTATTGGCCGCGCTGGCCCAGCCAGGCTTCCAACTGCTCGGAGCCGCCAATTTTCTGGCCGCCGCAAAATACCTGGGGCGCCGTTCCCGCACCTGAAACGGCATACAGGCTGCGTGAAGTGATGCCGTTGCCCAGCGAGATTTCCTCATAGCGCAAGCCGGCTTCCCTGAGCAGGGACTTGGCCTTGGCGCAGAACGGGCAGCCGGGCTTGGTGAACACCGTGATCGGCTCGGGCGCCTTGGCGCCGGGCGCGATGTAGTTGAGCATGGTGTCGGCGTCCGACACTTCAAACGGGTCACCTTCCTTTTCCGGCTCGATGAACATCTTTTCGATGATGCCGTTTTTGACCAGCATCGAATAGCGCCATGAGCGCTTGCCAAAACCCAGGCTGCTTTTATCGACCAGCATGCCCATGCCTTCGGTGAATTCGCCGTTGCCATCGGGAATCAAGGTGAGGTTCTCGGCTTCCTGCGCCTGGCCCCATTCGTTCATCACGAAGGCATCGTTGACCGAAATGCACACCACCTCATCGACCCCATGGGCCTTGAGCGTGTTGGCCAGTTCGTTGTAGCGCGGCAGATGGGTTGAAGAGCAGGTGGGCGTGTAAGCGCCGGGCAGCGAGAAGACCACGACGGTTTTGCCATCGAACAGCTCGGCGCTGG comes from Polaromonas naphthalenivorans CJ2 and encodes:
- a CDS encoding Hsp70 family protein, which encodes MSALAAPAAPVHACGIDFGTSNSTAGWSRPGQRALLALEEGKLTLPSVIFFHAEDAHVSYGRAALADYLEGHEGRLMRSLKSLLGTSMMDEYTEVAGRAMPFKELLAHFIGELKRRAEVAAGHEFTRAVLGRPVFFVDDDPVADQRAQDTLEDIARQAGLREIAFQYEPIAAAFDYESQISREELVLVVDIGGGTSDFTLIRVGPERAGRAERRDDILASGGVHIGGTDFDKALSLASMMPMLGLGSLLKSGREMPSSHYFNLATWHTINQAYTKKAWAQIAELHRDAADRPRLERLQSVVRERAGHWLALQVEEAKIALSNAEATDIDIGRIAAGESVTLHRAGLDRAIDGLVTSVEQTVARLLSDAGITAAGIDTVFFTGGSSGVPLLRERVLALTPQARCVEGDLFGSIGAGLALDAQRKFA
- a CDS encoding glutathione peroxidase, whose protein sequence is MLPNKEGQHVPQATFKTRQNDKWVDVTSAELFDGKTVVVFSLPGAYTPTCSSTHLPRYNELANTLKAHGVDEVVCISVNDAFVMNEWGQAQEAENLTLIPDGNGEFTEGMGMLVDKSSLGFGKRSWRYSMLVKNGIIEKMFIEPEKEGDPFEVSDADTMLNYIAPGAKAPEPITVFTKPGCPFCAKAKSLLREAGLRYEEISLGNGITSRSLYAVSGAGTAPQVFCGGQKIGGSEQLEAWLGQRGQ